ACTAATGTCTATGTTGTTGCTCAGCAAAGTATTTTCTTTCGAAATTTCCTGTGGCGTTTTGATACTTTTTTCAATTAAATCAAACCATTTCGAAAAGGATTTAGATTTTATAAGATAATAACTTTTAGGCTTTCCTTTTGCAATAAACGAATAGGTAAAATTATAATTTGCATACAAATCACTACTCGTGGTTAGCTTAAGGTTTTGTAATGCCGAAAGTGTTTTCTTCAAATAAGACTTTGTATTATTGTTGTTCTCAAAGACATAAAAAAAGTTAATTGTCTTACTTTCCAAAGCAATTTGTTCAATCGTCTTGATTGAAATATCATCACCTCTTAAATTTGTGATTTTGTTTTTGTCATGATTCCAGATGTTTATGGGCAATGAAATCTTACTGACATTATCGAACTTGATTGGTAAACTTGACTGATTTTCATTGACAAAAAAAGTATTCTTGTATAATTCACTGGCACGAAAATTAATTTTACCCGAAGAAAACTTAAGTGTATCAGCCGCATCCAGTTTTACAACCATATTATCTTCTATAGGATTCAGATATTGCAAAGGAATCCAGCCATATTTAAGATTGGTTGTGTCCTTTGGCATAACATCGTCAAAATTGGATACAAAGGCTGCATTAGTGGTTTTGTTTATCTTATAGACATACACAAAATCATTGAGTTTAATATTTTTCTTCGATACAGATTCAAGGTTGGGATCATTCTTTAATAAAAGTGATTTCTTTTTGACATTGTTAGTACTGGTGAACAGATTTTCTAAGGTATTACTGGCTACAAAATATTTTACATATTTTAGATTAACCTGATTTTGTCTTGCTCTGCTGTATTCAATCACATTTTCTTTCTTAATCCAGCCCAGATACTGAACCTCTTTTGCATTAGAAAAATGATTTTTTTTACTTCGCAAAACAGAAAATGTTCCTTTGGGTTTGCCAATCAGTTTTTTATCGGCAACTACAACTTCATAATAATTTTTATCTTCATTGATCACGTACATTGGAGACAAAATATTTACTTTGTTTTTTACTTTTGCTCCATAAGGTTCCTCATAAATATTGTTATCTGCTCTATCTGAAAAAACTATTTTAAGCTCTGATTTTTCATCTTCCTTCTGCTTTTCGTTGTCATAAGTATTAACCGTTTTATCTGTTTTTATGATTACGCTTGTACTGTTTTTAACCTGCGAAAAAACAGCACTTGTAAACAATAAGAACATCAAAAAGGTATACCTGAGTAAAATGCTGCTTTTCATCAATTACTTTGTTTTTTTGTTTTTTGGGTAATATTTATTTGTTTGAAGCATTTAATAGTATCTAGTTTTACTTCTTGAATAATAGTAGAATTTCCATCTAGGTAGTGAAGTCCCTGACAATAACTTAAAAAATCGTTGTATTTTTCTTCATTAACTACCACTACCACATCAGATAAATCATTACATATGTATTTATTTTTTAAATAATTAACCTGCTCTTTATAAGTTCGGGTGTCTCTTGCTCCAAGATTGGCAATGATCTGCAATCGTTTTTTAATATCATTTATAACAATACCGGCAGAATCGACAACTTCTGGTTCTTTGAAGGGTTCATACAACTGAAGAATTTCTATTTCTCTTGTTATTGGATATTTTGTTTTATCAGTTTCTAATTTTACGGTATAAATGCCCGGTTTGGTAAAAACATAGATCGCCTGTTTTTCATAAGAATCGATAGTTCCCGATTCACCAAACTCCCAATACCAATTGTTTGAACTAGGTGAGTATCCTGTAAATACAATCTCCTCGCCTACATACCCAAACTCCGAACAAAATATTTTTGGGATAGAATCTTTTGCGGTCAATCTGCGGCCATTGACAATATTGATTTGTTTTGAAAAATCAAATTTATCATCAATTTTGAGCGTTACCAGGTATTTACCCGCTCTATCATAAGTATAATCAACACTTCCTTTACTAACTATTGAATCTCCGTTACCAAAGTACCAAACCGCTTTTTTATCTGCTATTAAAGTACTGTCGTTTATTTTAAAAGATAATTTTTCCTTTAATTCGTATTGATGGTTATCGTTATCATCTACTATCGAAAAATCAAGATTACTCAATCTTTTATTGTACGGAAATAGTAATGCCACTATAAGTAAAATTACCGCAACGCCAAACAAAAGGATAACTACTGTTTTATTTTTAATGTTCATTTTTAAAATTTGCTTTACATTCGTTAAGACTGGTTTGTACAAGAGTATCGTTCTTCTTAACGGTACTTTCTTCAAGGTTTATCTCTAAAAAAGCATTCAATAAGTTCCCGCCAATTAAGCAAAAATTATACGACGAATGAAATTCGTTATCCTTATACAATTGTTTATACTCTGATATATTTCTTTTTACCTCATCTATTCGCTGTACCTGATTAATATCGTACTTTATGGTATCAATGGTCTTAAAAACCAGCTTAGATTTATCAGAATAATCTATTTTAATCTGCTGCATTTTTTCATAATCATTGATTCTGTTAAGCATGTCTGTATTATTAAAATTGGGTGTTTTTAATAAAAATTTGGTTACAACAATAAATACAACACAAGCGCTTATGATAAATAACAAATTGAACTTTACTTTCTTCCAATATGTTTCATCAAATTCTATTGCCTTCTTCATGATTACGAGATTTTATTTTTTATTTTCGAGATTGTGCTTTTCAATACACTTTTTAAGCTGTGTTTTATTAATGTCGTAACTGGTTTCTGCCTCTTTTAAAACATCAATTTTGGTCTGTATGCGCTGAAGCTCAATTAAAAACTCTTCATATAAACCAAAAGAGTTTCTCAAATTAGTTTTTGATTTCTGAATCTCATTATTGATTGAAAATCTTTTTTCATTAATCAGAGACTGCAAGTATTTACGTTCATTTAAGGTTCTGTCTTTAAATCTTAAATCATTGATCTCTATTAAGATTTCGTTTAAGAGTAAATTCATTTCGCCTTGTTTTACCGCAATATCATTGTAGTACTTATGCTTTTGTTCTAACTCAGCAACACCTTTATTTGCAGTTACCAGTGTAATATACAGACAACCAAAAATGAAAGCGAATGTGATAGAAAACATAATAAAAAACGAACGTTTTTTAGCTGATATTTTAGGGGAATTAAGTGGTTTCATAGTTCTATATTTAATCTAGTATTGACCACGTATTGCTTTTTGGTGCTGCCACTTTGGTTTCTTCACTAATGACAATGTTTTCTTTTCTGATTCCGATGTATTCTAATTCACTTAATTTTTGCCATAAGCGTTTTAAAATTCCCAGAAAATGATTTAGTTTTTCGAGCGTTTGCGCAATATCATTGTGATCGTAAACGACACTTTTTGCTTCGAACAACACACTTAATAATTCGGATGGTTTCACATCAATCCACTCGTAGTAATATTGCAGCAGGACTTCTTTTTCTTTATCATCCATCAATGTTAATGTCGAAATGAGGTGATTTGCCAAAACAATTATTTTGTCAAACATATAGACCGGAGATTCTTCCGAAGCAATATTTTTAAGATAAAAACAGTGCTCTGCATAATAATCAATTATTTTAGTACACAAACTAAAAGTGTTCGCCACCAACCTATTATGTGCGGAGCTTTGCACATTTTTTTTATGAATCCTGATTGAAAAATCATTTAACAGATATAATTCGGTATTGACTTTTGTAATGAATTGATTTAGAGTTTCATTGTTTTTCGTTTTTACCACGGGAGCAATATATCTACTGTCTTCGATGAAAGTTCCGTTTTGGAATGTTATTTTTTTGACAATTAAAAAGTAGCCCGATAAAAAATTATCATTTACTTCTTTTTTACTGATAATATGTAGTTTTATCTCGGGAAGTACATGCGGATGATGTAACGGAATAATCTCCGGATCCGGAATACCAACAGGAATTAAATCGTAAGGATTAATAGAAACGACAACATAATAATGCTCAAAAGAATTTCGGTCTAAATCATTTGCATTAATGCTTGCTTCGGGAAGTTTTGTACCATAAATATCCTGATTAAAGGAAATAACATATCCGTTTTTAGCAATTAATTCACATTTTTTCAAATAGGCAATTAATTGTCCGCCTTCAATTTTTATGTCAATATCTATTGATTTTTCAATTGCTGACTGAATACAGCCATAGTTGAAATTGTTTAACTGAACTTTATTATAATCACTAACAATAGTTATAAAGTTGAAATAATTATTTAAAAAATGGTCCTTAGTTAGTTTTACACCATCTGTCCAGTTAATTGGTAAATGTATGTTTGATTTCATAATGCAAAGTTGTTTTTATGGTGGTATTCATTTATTTTTTTATCCCTGTCTTTTAAAATCACTAAGGATTTTTAAAAGAAAAAATATTAATCTTCATTATTCTTCTGTTTCATTTTGCTGCCTATTCAAAGCAACTCTTTTAGCAAAAATGGTTTGTTTATTTTTCAGTTTACTTTCAGAGATGGTCTGATAAGGGCTTAGATTTCTGATAAACAAGGGGAAACTAAAATATTTTGCCGTATAAAAAGTCCAGCCTGTGTCTTCATTCTCAGCACTGGATTCAATAGCATCATTTGGAAATCTGTAATTTTGATCTTCAATAAACTTATCAAACCAATTCCCCAAATTGACATCCTGAGCAATTTTTACATCAAATTTTGAAAAGAATTGGGCATCGACTTTTTTCCTGATATGTATGGATACCTGCATTAAACGAAACTTATCAATATTATCCCAATACTCAATATCCTTGCGTTCTTTACCAACTCTCCAGTATTCATAAAACGGTTCAGGAATTTGTAAATATTTTTTCTTTGATTCCTGAAAAAAGATTGGTGCAAACAACCAAAGAATGTTAAGCATACTTATATGTGCATAACTTGATATGGCAATATAATTAAACACGAGATAGTAGATCCAGGAAGCAAGAATTGCTACAATTAAAAAAAGAAAGAATTTTGCAGGAGCACTATTTTGTATTTCTATCTTTTGAAATAGAGCTGTATTCATGAAATACAATAATCCAACGCCCAGGGTTAAATAGTAAACAATTGAAAACAATAAGC
This genomic interval from uncultured Flavobacterium sp. contains the following:
- the tssR gene encoding type VI secretion system protein TssR domain-containing protein, producing the protein MKSSILLRYTFLMFLLFTSAVFSQVKNSTSVIIKTDKTVNTYDNEKQKEDEKSELKIVFSDRADNNIYEEPYGAKVKNKVNILSPMYVINEDKNYYEVVVADKKLIGKPKGTFSVLRSKKNHFSNAKEVQYLGWIKKENVIEYSRARQNQVNLKYVKYFVASNTLENLFTSTNNVKKKSLLLKNDPNLESVSKKNIKLNDFVYVYKINKTTNAAFVSNFDDVMPKDTTNLKYGWIPLQYLNPIEDNMVVKLDAADTLKFSSGKINFRASELYKNTFFVNENQSSLPIKFDNVSKISLPINIWNHDKNKITNLRGDDISIKTIEQIALESKTINFFYVFENNNNTKSYLKKTLSALQNLKLTTSSDLYANYNFTYSFIAKGKPKSYYLIKSKSFSKWFDLIEKSIKTPQEISKENTLLSNNIDISQFLSSETNFENNFFILTGLDGSINSVLPDSFSILAKNNVKLLFILFGNENNSDNQDFILQSKLHLSDASSANKKNIQNYYVDPKLIAKNDEFTYNGEVDNEYIYNAPLKSNFNGGIIFPKLNSELTPETINKAIDSVVSKTIKTNNALLKSLTQYKNEFSFLRSQPSETIHNLIENSSQKDSVNAEIPKNYKSETFVINAKDTLSSSLEDKVNILLTEGEIKQLIENYRELISKEYTSDNIDKVEILNFKDRCKTFARKIKETEPLRARSSLADLMYYKTRVFVNSSELHEIRIKDIRKFKKKKDEFKALFMGLNAKVEVLEKMQRNNAFEVFDDESQTKYYYISKKLLL
- a CDS encoding PKD domain-containing protein; its protein translation is MNIKNKTVVILLFGVAVILLIVALLFPYNKRLSNLDFSIVDDNDNHQYELKEKLSFKINDSTLIADKKAVWYFGNGDSIVSKGSVDYTYDRAGKYLVTLKIDDKFDFSKQINIVNGRRLTAKDSIPKIFCSEFGYVGEEIVFTGYSPSSNNWYWEFGESGTIDSYEKQAIYVFTKPGIYTVKLETDKTKYPITREIEILQLYEPFKEPEVVDSAGIVINDIKKRLQIIANLGARDTRTYKEQVNYLKNKYICNDLSDVVVVVNEEKYNDFLSYCQGLHYLDGNSTIIQEVKLDTIKCFKQINITQKTKKQSN
- the tssO gene encoding type VI secretion system TssO, producing the protein MKKAIEFDETYWKKVKFNLLFIISACVVFIVVTKFLLKTPNFNNTDMLNRINDYEKMQQIKIDYSDKSKLVFKTIDTIKYDINQVQRIDEVKRNISEYKQLYKDNEFHSSYNFCLIGGNLLNAFLEINLEESTVKKNDTLVQTSLNECKANFKNEH
- a CDS encoding TssN family type VI secretion system protein, whose protein sequence is MNTILPFFLKYLLAPFLVLIITLIMSQFSSIKIKTKSAIIFVLCFSLIASLPCLFAFFNNEFIWFGLLFSIVYYLTLGVGLLYFMNTALFQKIEIQNSAPAKFFLFLIVAILASWIYYLVFNYIAISSYAHISMLNILWLFAPIFFQESKKKYLQIPEPFYEYWRVGKERKDIEYWDNIDKFRLMQVSIHIRKKVDAQFFSKFDVKIAQDVNLGNWFDKFIEDQNYRFPNDAIESSAENEDTGWTFYTAKYFSFPLFIRNLSPYQTISESKLKNKQTIFAKRVALNRQQNETEE